The stretch of DNA TGTATACACTTTCTGACTGTCttaacacaatataaataattacaaaaacactttttgaagCTGTCTATGCAGTGGTGCCTATATAAGCAGTTCAGTAATCACAGTGTAATTGTATACTCTGCTTTATCCCAGCAGTGTCTCCTCAGGGAACGAGCAGCTGACCATCTTGGTTTAAGCTTCACCTTAAAAGCCCCCAGCTCCAAGGAAATTCTCtatgtgtgtttgaatgtgtgattaCATTGAATCTCTCCTGGGTTTTCTCtccacactttaaaaataaacccaTGCCCCATTCCTGGCATGGAGACACTCTCAGAAGAGTTAAGAGGCAATTAGTTAGTGAGCTATAGTATCTGGGTGCTTATATAATATGAGCTCAGAGATGCCCAGGCAAGGAGTCGTCTTCTCTGCTGACAAACTTAGGAGAACAGATGATGCTTAAAGTCTTAGTACAGATTAGTGTttcataatattaaattaatattattccTGAAAGACATATCTTTGAGTTTTTTTAATGTGCAACGTGCCTTAATGAACTGGTTTGCAAAATACTCAATGTTGACGTTTTTATATCCAGATAAGAATTTATATTAAAGTCTCTAGtatgagttgtttttttttttagttttgaccacagcacacacacaaaatagatGTAAACATTTaaggaaatatataaaattgaGACAAATCTTTCCACAGGTAAAAATATGGAATTTGAATGGAATAGAATGTCATTTTTACAGAATAcaagaattaaaaatatttcatcaGCGTAATTTCAGATTGCAGTAACACGGATTAATCATTCTTACAGTTAATTTGCTTCTGGTCGAGCTGTGATTTACCACCTCTTTCTCTGTGATTTGAGATGTGGATGAGTCTTGACTTGTTTTGTGGGTgaaactgtgagtgtgttttcacatcattctctctctctctctctctctctctctctctctctctctctctctcttcctccctgtgtgtgtatgtgagagagagagagagaaagggagagaatgtgtgagtgtgtgggtgttttcacacacacagctcaatgAATGTCGTAAACTGCCACGCACCCAGCCCATCTCTATAAGTCTTACGCAACTCAGGAGTGTTTCAAAGCCCAAATATGGTCATTGACTGGTGATATGCTACTATTATGCGttgtattgtatttatttttactttttatgtttattttaataatactacttataaaaatctctctctttctctctctctctgcctatatatatataatgcatataaataaaatgaaaataagtgCTCTTTAAGTGTATATTCTTTTACTAGGTTACTACTTTATTTGGTGTGGGGTGTGTTCCccccttgctcccagtgattccaggtaggctccggatccaccacgGCCCCGAACTGGACAAGCACTTACAGACTTATtcagtacatttgggatgagcttTATTTGTGATTGTGATCCTGAATTAATCTTCCAAAAGTAATGCTCTTCTTGTTGATAACCATCAGATCCTAGagatcacagtgacacagcagCATCTAGTTCAGAGCCTTCCCAGGATAGAAAAATCTAATCATAAATTCCTGATTTATAACATTTCTTCCAAAAGGTGCACCGGATGACGCACAACTGGAGTCTAAAACCTTTGTTCCTACAGTGTgtaatacacaaatacactgtATTTAGATGCTGGGCTGTTTGTAATTGGATCACAAAACTGGCTCTGGAGCTctagcttttttattttagatgaAAATAATCCAGAAACTaagaacagaacagaatttCAGTGTTACTTTTATAGCAGTAAATAACTCGCGTAACGGAACCTTTTCTATGGGATTTATTTTAACACTCTCTCCACACAGTAAAAGTgagcaaatatataaaaaaagggtTAATCCACTCTTATGAACAGCTCTTTATTTTAAgacttttgtcattttttccaCTTTCATGTCTCAAGCACATTACTGCACAATAACAGAAGCTGGGTTATCATCATTATTACATAACCTCAGTATGATGCAGtacaatgagaaaaaaaatccagagtGTAAACTGATTAAATTTAGTGTAGTTACACACTGGATGATCATCTAACAGAAGAATATTTGAATTCCTTGTGTTATATGACTTTGACCCTTTTTTCCTCAAAGGTAAAATATTGATTTGGATCTGGACCAAAAATGTAACAGAATATTCCATATGTTTGAATGTGCCCGGGGAGATTTCACTTTTAGGAGAATGACACAGATTTCACACAAAGTCTCTGATTGACCTTGTTTTTGCCTCACTAGTGGAACTAAAGAGAAATTTCTGAAAGTTAGCGGAATTCCCCTGTTAGTGGAGCATGGCTCGAGGCAAcggctctctctctgtggccagaggcagaaaatggaaaaacaacTGTACAACTGTAAACATCAACACGCCAACAACTTTCACCAGAGAGCTGCTTCCTCTATTTCCTCTTTTTATACAGCTGTGTTCGTCTGTTTATACAaaaagaatcacacacacacacacacacacacacacacacacacactgatatatatatatcagccacaagattaaaaccactgacatgtGTAGTGAATTATCTTGGTGTTTTAGAGAATCTCTGACCAATAAATGACCATCACATGGTGGCCCTTGACAATTTTGCCCTGATCCCTACATTCATCCATTTCACCTTCTTCCAAAATCAAGACTGTTCACTTGCTGCTGATATTTCCCCCTTGACAGGTGTCACTGTAACCAGACCATCAGTGTCATTCAATTGTCAGTGGTTTTgatctctccctttctctcactctctctctgtctctctctctctctctctctctctctttctctctctctttctctctctctttctctctctctctctcgctgtgtgtgtgtgtgtataaacctATTCCCTATGGAGGATATTTTACAATAAATCAATAACATGTGCACAAACTTTTGCACGCGACGCTGTGACGTCATCGCGGTGTATTTATAGCCCATTCCAGGCAGTAAAAGCAGAGCGCGAGGCTCCGTTGTTCGTCTGCGCTATTTTTGGATCAAACTGGTTCCGCCGTCTTTTGCGTCAATGGAATCCCGGCCGCCCGTGCGTCAGCGACGGCGCGCGTGCTCATTGGTCGGCCGCCCGGAACGGTCGCATGTACTTATCTCCATATACGGCGAGACCACGCCCCCAGTGGCGACGTCACGGCAGAAATATAAAAACGCTGGCGTCATGTGCACGCAGCTCGCGCTCTGTATGCGGCTCACTGCCTCTCATCTCAGCGAcgttaaagagagagagtgagagggagagagttagTTTACAGTGGTTTGAACATCAGTACGGACACTTTTACACAGGTAAGAGATTATTTAATTATTCGTTATTTTGCACGGTTAGACGTTCTCTAAAAGCTTTATAAAGAGGAAGATAAATCTGTCTGATATAGCGGTACCTTCTCTTAGAAACcttgtatctttaaaagtagtaacttgtctgtaaacatttaaacactttgATTACGAGCTGGACAGTAAAGATACACGGTTCTCCTCTATGTACTGCGTATAACAGCAGTAGGGGGTGTGACACTGTTTTGGTTGTAAAGGAGGCTTCACGCTTAGAGACTGAAGTCTCAGCTGTTGTAAGAGACAGATGTGTGCACTAGTTGCTCTACAGAGGAATCAAATATGACAATATCTGTCCATTTGGAAATGTCTGCTGAGTTCAGCATACACCAGGGTTGGCTCTACTTTTGCAAATGACCATATACATCTGTCCAcagcagtgcagtgtgtgtgacagtgctTCTGTGTCAAAGGAGGATTCCCTGTTGTAGATGTAATGCTTTTGCCTGCACAGAAAAATGCTTTGAGCACCCTTAATATAGACGGATTGTTTTTTATAGGCTGATTTAGCTCGGATAAACCATGGGTGTTTGGAGTCGATAAACCTTTAAGACCTCCTACATATTCATAGGCTTGTATTACATTTCATTATACTTTCCTTTAGAAGTAGAACTGGATATTTgtcctgcaacacactccattTTCAGATAAAGGAGCGGTTCACCTCATATTTTACACATCTTTTTCCCTCCTAAGATTCTCTCTTTGTCACTTGTTTGGACATCATTAGCTGCATCAACATTAGCTCCAGAAACAAACAGCACTTACATCACTTTGGTGATTGACTAAACTTTAGCAGTGGTAATACTGTTAATTTTAAGGTTTATATTATATACTTGTCACTGTCCAAACCGTAATTTCTATCATAATTTGAACACCTTTGATAGATACCTTTTGAATTTCCTaatgcacagacacagaggaTTGCTCTGGATTTGCTTAAAACAAGGCCTCTTTACATTAACTTGCATTGGAAGTAAAGAAGGTCATTGCCTTCTCTTACGTTTATCAAaaagacattttgttttgttttcttaacAGGGCTATATACTAATGTACACACACTTTTCATGTGTGTTAGTTGTGTTGCTCTGTAGATCTGATGTGAAGCCATTTAGTGTTGTTCCTTACAGCGGATGTATATAATGGTCACTGAGTTTATGAAGCACATGATCAGTGTAAACCTATAGATAACAGCGAGGCGTATCACATGTCTCTAAGGCATGCTGCTCTTGTCCACAGTTTATTATGTGTGTAAGTATTTGTACATTGTGTTTACCGGATGCATGTTCTCTGGTCATGAAGCAGCCGTGTGATATACATGCTTTCCTCGGAGGTCACAAGGTCACCTGCAGGGTTAGATATGAATTACAGTACACTGTCCTATCTGATTATATTTTTAGATATAACATAGCCCTATGAAAGTATGGAAATTATCTCTAATTAATACTGAagataattaatatattaacagaatataataaatatgatgaaatattaacattttttgaCCTTTCAAACCATCGTTAGTTGCATGCGACTGATTCTGGGTTCTGTTTTGAATTtgccactccaccttaaatggtgcaacaTGTATATTCTGTTTATAAGTTCACTGGATCTTAAGACCATTGAGGGCAGATTTATATCTGTTTAATGACTTTCAGCTTTGATCTTTTGTTGAAGGAGTTTATTAATAATACTCCAAATATGAAATGATACATGCAGCCCTTTCTTCAAGTGTTTTCCCCAGCTCCAGAACCCCATGCTGGGCCTCTGCAGTGCTTGGCCCTTGCCTCGAAGCTGAAACCTAACTCTCTGTTCTGCTGAATGCCGTCGGTCTCCCAGGCCTGgggctggacctgtgtttataacCAGGGGCAGGGCTTTAAGGCCTGGTAATTGAACCTCTCAGTGGACTGCAGGCTCTCTAAGGTTTTCCTGGTATTTCGGCGAGGTTTTAAGGGCCCAGCAGTAGCAGAGCAGCTCTGATAGCTACCGCAGTGAGGTGACAAGATTCTTCTGAAGTGGCACTTCCACAGGAGCTGAGAATCACATGAGTACAGAGTGGTGACAGGTCTCATAAACTGCTCCTGTCAAGTCAGAAGATCAAAACTGCACCAGGCCAAGTCTCACAAAAGCTACTTGTTTTAAAACCACCTTAACAACTGGAGTTTAAAGTAATGCTTGTTCCACCAAGTAAATATGATCTCAGTACTCAGAGGACTTTGGGAATCCCAGCTGTTACTTTTTGTAAAAACGTTTAAACATAAAAGGTTCATGGAGCTATAGACCTTCAAAATCTATTTATTCTCAGAGAAAATGTACAAACTGTGAAAATGTGTCTTAAACATTAATGGTTTACGCATTGTTCTCCTGAATATTTCTAGCTTTTCATAACATAACATcttgaaatagaaaataaagaaagaataaagGTCTTCACTGCAAGAAGTTCTTTgtaaatgcagtgttttttggatataattatataaatatatttaattttaatataattcagTTGAGGTGTAGATTGTAACCACTGTGAATTTGTTCGCACCTGCAGCAATGCCTTGTGTCGAGACGCAGTATGGAGCCCTGCCTTATGAAAACAACTACTTCAACCCTGATTTATTGAACCCAGGATTCTTCACAAAACTGGGAATGGATCTGAGCTGTCAAACAGAGCAGATGACCCCTCCTTCCCTTCCTGCTATCAACACACTGGTGGGGAACCAAGAGAATGATCTGGACGTGTTCTCCTGCCAGTTCACTGCCTCTGTTTCAGGCAACAACATCAGCAGCTCTTTGGTTGAAGGTTCGAGCCCTCGAGACCAACAGTCACCATTCACACTGGAGGATGTGCAGGTGTACGGGTGCTACCCTGGGACATTTTCTCTCGGATACTTGGACGAGACTGTGTCCTCATGTGGATCTGACTATTATGGTAGTCCGATTTCTGTTGCAGCTTCACCCTCAACCCCTGGCTTTCATACCCATTCTGCTACTGCCTGGGACACTCAGTTCAGCCCACTGTCTTCTGGTTCTGGATGCTGGGTTTCAGACGTAAACACTCTTCCCCAGCAGCCTTCCTTCTTTACATTCAACCCACCAGTGGAACAGCCTTCCGCTATTACCGATCACCAGATACAGATGGGAGAAGAAGAGGCTTTTATCCAACTCTCCCAACTTCAACAACAATCCCCATTGCATTTCCAGGCCCTAGAGCTTGAGCGCAGGTGCCTGGACAGTCCTGTATTAAAGGAAGAAGCTCATTCTTCCCCAAAAACTCGTCCCAACGAAGGACACTGTGCTGTTTGTGGAGACAATGCCTCCTGCCAACACTATGGAGTACGCACTTGTGAAGGGTGCAAGGGATTTTTTAAGGTGAGTCTGCATTTCTTATTGACATATTTGCCTAATGTTGTTCAGCCCTTTGAGCAGCTAATAATCTATGTAAGATGGAttacaaaatatgtaaataatggttattattattactatatattTGATCTCTTCCTTTTCAACAcatcacatttcattttcattgatTTTACAGCGCACAGTTCAGAAGAACGCTAAATATGTGTGCCTCGCCAATAAAGATTGTCCAGTTGACAAACGGCGGCGCAACCGTTGCCAGTTCTGTCGTTTCCAGAAGTGCCTCGCAGTGGGAATGGTCAAAGAAGGTAATTGatgttttgtatttctgttctctcCAACTTTAAACACTACTTTGCATGCTTTTATTTACTCACTTTCAATGAAGTCAAGCCTTAGCCTTAAGTACAGCTTCCTTTATTTACGGGAGGCCGGCTTTCTCAAAGAAAGGCCACTCCCCTAAAGTTCAGACCCAGAAGATGGTCACGTTCTGTTTTAAGTCATATTCTAGTTattttgatgtaaaaaaaaaaaaaatccaaagatGGAAAATGTCCTGAGGCTTAACAGAGCAGTGTTATATGAGCTGGTGTTCTTGTTTATGGTGAAAGGTTTTGATACTGAAGTATCTTCTCCTCTTTATTTCCAGTTGTCCGCACAGACAGCCTTAAAGGACGACGAGGACGCTTGCCTTCAAAACCCAAAACTGTGCCTGACACTCCACCGGTCAACATTGCTGCGTCTTTAGTGAAAGCTCACATCGACTCCAGTCCTGAGCTGAGGAAACTGGATTACTCTAAGGTGATGGATCTCAGCATCTCTCTGGGAAACTTGACTGTAAACATGTGTAAATATTGTTAAAATACACAATTCCATTAGATGTGACACTGGTGAATTAAAATCGCTGAAATGTTCGAAGTCGTTCAAAGCCATGCAGTCAACTGCAACATTTAACTGTCACATCAGGAAGACAAAATGTGTTTAGGAACCTGAACCTGAGCTCTAAGGCTTTTTAACACTTTCTGTTCAGTATGAGGAGGATGTGAGGAATGCGTCTAAGAAAGAAGAGGCCAGTGACATCCAGCTGTTCTATGACCTTCTCTCCGGGACCATGGAAGTGTTACAGAGGTGGGCTGAGGCCATCCCTGGGTTCAGCTCTTTCTGCACAGAGGACCAGGAGCTCTTGCTGGAGTCTGCCTTTGTAGAACTCTTCATTCTCAGATTGGCTTACAGGTAAAAACACTTAAAGAGCTTGATACAGATGTATTCACCTGAAAATAACTTTCTACAAA from Hoplias malabaricus isolate fHopMal1 chromosome 5, fHopMal1.hap1, whole genome shotgun sequence encodes:
- the LOC136696926 gene encoding probable nuclear hormone receptor HR38 translates to MPCVETQYGALPYENNYFNPDLLNPGFFTKLGMDLSCQTEQMTPPSLPAINTLVGNQENDLDVFSCQFTASVSGNNISSSLVEGSSPRDQQSPFTLEDVQVYGCYPGTFSLGYLDETVSSCGSDYYGSPISVAASPSTPGFHTHSATAWDTQFSPLSSGSGCWVSDVNTLPQQPSFFTFNPPVEQPSAITDHQIQMGEEEAFIQLSQLQQQSPLHFQALELERRCLDSPVLKEEAHSSPKTRPNEGHCAVCGDNASCQHYGVRTCEGCKGFFKRTVQKNAKYVCLANKDCPVDKRRRNRCQFCRFQKCLAVGMVKEVVRTDSLKGRRGRLPSKPKTVPDTPPVNIAASLVKAHIDSSPELRKLDYSKYEEDVRNASKKEEASDIQLFYDLLSGTMEVLQRWAEAIPGFSSFCTEDQELLLESAFVELFILRLAYRSNPDEEKLVFCNGTVLHRLQCVRGFGDWIDSIMDFSQSLHRMSLDVTSFCCLAALVIITDRHGLKEPTRVEDLQNRLISCLRDHVNNSVSSELRKPQINLSRLLGKLPELRTLCTQGLQRIFYLKLENLVPPPPIVEKIFLDTLPF